Within Halopelagius longus, the genomic segment TTCAGTTCGTCGTCGGTCATCGTTCCCGTCCGGCGAATCTCTTCACCCTCGGAAGCGCCGACGTCAGGAGTCCCATCCCCCGTCTCTTCGGCCTCGTCAATTGCTTCGTCGACGATAGAGTCCATGCTATATGGCCGTTCTTACCGAATGGAGCATTATTATCTTTCCCCCTCGCGTCAGACGGTAGTCAGACGGAGAACGCGGCAGATTAGTGCGACGTTAAGCGGTCAGATTTTGAACACCGTGCGCTGTTCGCTACGTACGTCGTCTGGCTCGACGGTTCTGCCCGCTATCTCGACAGGTCGTCCGGCGGACAGCTTCCCGAACGCCGGTCCCTCGGGGACGCCGAGTTTCGCCGCCTCGGCGGGGTCGAACGCCTCCCGGCGCGCGACGACTGCCCGGTCCGTCCGCCGGACGGAGTCGTACTTCTCGCGGAGGACGTCCGCGAGTGCCGCGACGAGTTCGTCGTACGCGTCCTCGTCGGGGAGTGCGGCGCGCCCGCGCGCCTTCGTCCCGCCGTCGATAGTCTCGTAGGCGACGGACCGGTCGTGAACCGCCGCGAGGGCCGAGTCCGCGTCGACGCCGCCCGCCTCCGAGAGGAGTTCGTCTGGCAGGGAGACCACCTCGTACTCCGTCGCCTCCCGTCCGCCGAGGCGCAGGCCGTCTTCGACCGGCGAGAGGTCTGATTCGAGGCGGTCGAGTAAATCGAGGGAGGCGCCCGTCGCCTCGCGCACCCACGACTCGCCGACGACGCGGTAGCCGAGTTCGTCGAGGACGGCTTCGAGTTCGGGGTGGTCGCGGTCCACGACGGCGTACTCGGCGTCGGACGCCTCGAAGGCGCGCCGGATCACGTCGCGGTTCTCCTCCGGGTGGCCCATCGCCTCTAGCTGCCAGTCCGCGCCGACGTGGCCGACGGCCCAGTCCGTCTCGCGGACGATGCGCGTGAAGCGCGGCGCGTAGTGGCCGCCGCCGAAGCCGACGACCTGTCGTTCCCTGTCGACGTCGGCGTCCGAGAGGTCGAGCACCGCCGCCGCGACGGCGCGCGCGCCCGCAGGGTCCTCCCACTCGGACTCGCCGCTTCCGAGTTCCACGAACATCGACGGCGCGCCCGCGTCGGTCGGACCGTGGTGGGTGCACTCGATGCCCACGTCGTACTCCTCGGGGGCGTGTTCGGCGAGGGACTCGACGACGCGCTTCTGGGCGTTCGGGCAGGCGCGGGCGAGTTCGCCGGGTTCGCCGCCGTACTCCGCGGGGCCGAAGTTGCCCGTGAAGTGCGCGGTGAGAAGCGGTCCCGTCTCGCCGGAGTGCCGGGAGACGAACGCGACGAACTCGGGGTCGTCGGAGAACGCGTCGGCCACTCGGCCGAGTTCGATGTGGAGGCCGTCGAACTCGCGGAGTTCGAACTCGCCGCGGCGGTAGTACGTTCCGCCGCCCTCGCCGTCCGGGCGCGAGTCGTCGGTCCGTTCGTCCCAGTCGGCCAGTTCCAACAGGCGGTCGCCGATGTGGGCCGATGCGCTGTCGGCGCGGCTGACGACTACGGCTATCACGAGAGGAAGTCGCCGCGCCGCGGTGTAAAGCGCGTCGAAGGCGGCCGGTCAGTCCGCCTCGACGTCCGTCGGCGTGGGTTCGCCGCGGATGGTCGCGGCGGTGATGCGGGTGAGTCGACGGAAGTCGTCGAAGCGCCGCGCGACGAGGGCGACGCCGAGAATCATGTAGACGACGGAGTAGCCGACGAGCAGGTAGATGGAGTACGTCTCGGCCAACGGTTCGGCGACGGTTCGGATGATGGCGAACTCGGCGACGACCTGCGAGACGAACAGGACGAGAAGCGCGACGGCCTCCCGGACGCTGATCTCGAAGTTCATCAGGATGGCCAGAGCGAAGAAGCTCTGGGCGGCGGTGAGCCAGATTTCGGCGGCCTGCTTGAAGTCGAACGGGAGCATGCCGTACCGGCCCAGCGCGATGCTGTAGACGACGACGAGCGTCCCGATGAGGAGCGTCCACTGGTTCAGCTTCGAGGAGATGAGGGCGTTGAACGCCGCGGTGGCTCTGGCCTTGTTGACGAGGTACGCCGTGACGATGAGTTCGGGGCTCTCGCTGGCCAGCGGTGCGAACCACTGAATCATGAAGAACTCGGGGATGCCGAACTGGAGGCCGATCTCCTCTAAGCCGTGCGCGAACGGCTCGACGGCCGTGAAGATGAGAAAGCCAGAGTAGGCGAACAGCGTCAGCACCGCGGGGATGCGCACGCCCTTCGGGCGTGCTTGGAAGTAGGCGGGGACGCCGACCTGTTCCTCGTGTTCCTCCGGGTCGCCGCGGACGATGATGCCGATGTAGGCGAAGTAGAGGCCGACGAGGACGACGGTGTCGAACCAGTCGATGCCGCCGTGGAGGGGAACGAAGAAGGCGAACACCGTGGCGGCGAACAGGAAGAGAATCTCCGTGGAGATGCTCGGGTCCAACTGGACGGCGTCGCGCAACGTGCCCGGCTTGTCCACCACGTCGTCCGCCGAGTCGGGGAGTTGCGACGCCTTGTAGATGGAGAACAGCGCGATGCCCGACCAGCCGAGGCCGATGAGGATGCGGTTCGCGCCGGTCATGTTGGCGACCGCGAGGTTGGCCGCGTTGGGATCGCTCGCGGCCTGCCACGCGTACAACGCGTCGACGGCGTACTCGGGCGCGACGGCGAGCACCGCGAGCACCGCGAGCGCGAACGCCCGGGGCACGTCCTTCTCTGCGGTTTCCGCGCCCCACGCGAGGAGGAACGACGCGCCGAGGACGGCGATGCCGCTGATGGCGACTCTGGTAATCGTCGAAACGCTCTCTACGGACCCGGTCACCCACAGTCCGACCCACGGGAGAGTCAGGAGGACCGTCGCCGCGAGGGCGACGAGCGGATGGCGAAGGCGTGAACTCATCGTGAACCGTTCGGTTCCGCGCCCGCCTATCTTTTATGCTTCCGACAGCGGACGGCGGTTTCCGCCGGAGACGCTCCGAGGGGCGCGAGGACGCCGATTCCCTCTCGCCGAAGCGACGATTTCGAGCGAACCGCGCGCGAAACTCGCACCACGTCGCGTCCGCGCGTCGCGGGCGAGGCCGTCCCGGGGTCTTTTAAGCCGCCGCCGGTCCGAGAGGGACGCATGAGCATGCAGGTGTTCGGACTGGTGGGGAACCCCGTCGGTCACTCGCTGTCGCCGCCGATGCACGAGGCGGCGTACGAGGCGCTCGGGATGGACGCGCGGTACGTCACCTTCGAACCCGACCCCGAGGCGGTGGACGCGGCGGTGACGGGCGCGGACGCCCTCGGAATCTCGGGGCTCAACGTCACCATCCCGTTCAAGGAGGACGTGCTCTCCCGCGTCGAACCGGACGGACTCGCCGAGCGAATCGGGGCCGTAAACACCGTCGATTTCGGCGTCGAGGGCGCTCCGCGGGGGTACAACACCGACGCGGCGGGCGTCCGTCGCTCGTTCGAACACCACGGCGTCCGCCTCGACGGGCGCGAGGCGGTGGTCGTCGGCGCAGGCGGGGCGGGACGCGCCGCGTCGTTCGCCCTCGCCGACGCCGGCGCGTCGGTCCACGTCGCAAACCGGACCGTCGAACGCGCGGAGTCGCTGGCGGCGGACGTGCCGGACGCGACGGCGGGCGGTCTGGACTCGCTCTCCCGCGTCGCCGACGCGGACGTCCTCGTCAACGCGACGAGCGTCGGGATGGAGTCCGACGAGACGCCCGTCCCCGCCGACTACCTCCACTCCGAGCTCGCCGTGTTGGACGCCGTCTACACCCCTATCGAGACGCGACTGCTCCGCGACGCCGCCGACGCGGGCGCGACGACGGTGGACGGCGCGTGGATGCTCCTCTATCAGGGCGTCGAGGCCTTCGAACGTTGGACCGGCCGCGACGCCCCGGTGGAGGCGATGAACGAAGCGCTCCGTTCGCAACTGGAATGAACGTCCCGGAACGACGCGGGGTAACGATTTTTAAATAAGCGCAGGACATACTGAGATACAATGGGCATATTTGACAGGATTGTGTCGTCGTTCCGGTCGCTTCTCGGCCGCGACACGTCTTCGAATGGCGAATCCGCGTCGCGAGAGACGCGCGTCTCGGTCGAGCGCGACACCCGGACGAACTCCGGCGACGCCGACGCGTCCGAGACGGACGAACCGGTCGCCTCCGAGACGGACGCGACTGCGTCCACCGGGTCGGTCGTAGACGAGGAGACGACCGACGAACCCGAGGAGGCCGCAGAACCTTCCGAGGCCGTCGAAGTCGGCGGCGACGAGGAGGGCGAGATAGACTCCGACGACGCGGACGAGACGGCCGACGAGAGCGTCGCGGCGGACACCGACGCCGCCGCCTCGACGGGGTCGGTCGTGGACGAGGGAACGACCGACGAACCCGCCGAGGCCGCGGAACCCTCGGAAGCGGCGGAACCGACCGAGGAGGCAGACTCCATCGAGGGCGAGGCGGCCGGCGCGGACGTCGTCGAGGAGGCCGAACCGGAGGACGAACCGTTCACGGAGGACGAGGAGACGTCCGGCGAGGGCGGCGGCGAGGCGGGCGGCGGCGAGGCGGTCAAGAACGTGAAGGGCATCGGCCCGGCCTACGCGGAGCGACTGTCCGACGCCGGCGTCACCACCGTCGCCGAACTCGCCGACGCCGACGCCGAATCGCTCGCGGAGGACATCGGCGTCTCCGACAAGCGCATCTCGCGGTGGATAGACCGCGCGAAAGAACGCCTCGACTCCTAACTCCGTTTTCTCGCCGTCGTTCGAGTTCACCCGTCGAACCGCCGCCGGAGCCGTCGCGAAACCGTTTAGCGCTCGCCGCCGAACGTACCCCCATGACCGAATCGGACATCGCCGTCGCGACGCCGCGGGCGGCGTTTCGCTCGACGGCGGCGGACGCGCCCCCCGGCGCGCGCGTCCCCGTCGAAGTCCGCGTCGTCGCCGACCCGTTCGACGCCTACCGCCGCGTTCGGAGCGACGACGCCGACGGCTTCTTCTACGAGACGACCGGCGGACAGCCCGGATGGGGCGCGTTCGGCGTCGAACCCGCCGAGCGACTCCGCGTCGGGTCGGAGGCGGTCTCTCTCGCCGAGGCTGACGCGACGCGCGGGCCAACCTCGGCGGGGTCGCCCTCGCTCTCCGCCCTCGACGCGATGCTCGACTCGGAGACGCTCGTCCGCGGCGACACCGGGTGCGACGTGCCGTACCCCTGCGGCCTGTTCGGGTGGCTCTCGTACGACGTGGCCCGCGAACTCGAATCGCTGCCGGGCGGGGCGGAAGCCGACAGGGGTATCCCGCGCCTGCAACTCGGCCTGTTCGACCGCGTGGCCTCGTGGAGCGAACCGCGACCCGACGGGGAGTGCACACTCCGAATCACCGCGTGTCCGCGCGTGCCCGCTGGGAGCGACGCGGACGACCTGTACGACCGCGCCCTCGCCCGCGCGACGGCCCTCGCGGAGGCGACGCTCTCGGGGGAGGCGGCCCCGTGCGACCCGCCCGTCGCGGCGGACGAGGCGCAGTTCGAGAGCGACTGCGGCCGCGAGGCGTTCGCCGACCGCGTGCGGACGGTGAAGCGGTACGTCCGCGAGGGCGACACCTTCCAAGCGAACGTCTCCCAGCGACTCGTCGCGCCCGCGGCGGTCCACCCCGTCGCCGCGTACGACGCGCTTCGGCGGGTCAACCCCGCCCCGTACTCCGGCCTCGTCGAGTTCCGCGGCACCGACCTCGTCAGCGCCAGCCCCGAACTCCTCTTGGACGTCGATGGCGACAGACTCGTCACCGAACCCATCGCGGGCACGCGCCCCCGGGGGGCGACCCCCGCCGAGGACGACGAACTCGAACGCGACCTGACCGGCGACGAGAAGGAACGCGCCGAACACGCGATGCTCGTGGACCTCGAACGCAACGACCTCGGGAAAGTCTCCGAGTACGGGAGCGTCGAAGTGTCGGAGTACCGGCGCGTCGACCGCTACTCCGAGGTGATGCATCTCGTCTCGGTGGTCGAAGGCACCAGACGACCGGACGTCTCCGTCGCGGACGCCGTCGCCGCCGTCTTCCCCGGCGGCACCATCACGGGCGCGCCGAAACCCCGGACGATGGAGATAATCGACGAGGTGGAGTCCACCCGCCGCGGCCCCTACACCGGGAGCGTGGCCGCGTTCGGCTTCGACGACCGCGCGACGCTCAACATCGTCATCCGGACGCTGGTCCGCCACGGCGAGGCGTACTACCTCCGAGTGGGCGCGGGAATCGTCCACGACTCGGACCCCGACGCCGAGTACGACGAGACGCTGGCGAAGGGGCGGGCGCTCGTCACCGCCATCGACGAGGCACTCGCCGCCGAGGGTCGCGGGATGAGCCTCGACGCGGACGCCGCCGAGTCGAACGCCGCCGACGCGGAGGGTGGCCGGAGGTGACCCGCGTCCTCGTCGTGGACAACTACGACTCGTTCGCCTACAACCTCGTCCAGTACGTCGGCGAGTTCGCCGAGGAGGTGATCGTCCGCCGGAACGACGCGGTGGACGTAGACGGCGTCCGCGAGATGGACCCGGACGGAATCGTCGTCTCGCCCGGCCCTGGAACGCCCGCGGAGGCGGGCGTCTCGATACCCCTCTTCCGCGACCTGCGGTACCCGACGATGGGCGTCTGTCTCGGCCACCAAGCCCTCTGTGCCGCACTCGGCGCGCCCGTCGTCCGTGCCCCCGAGGTGGTCCACGGGAAGTCGTCGCTCGTCTCCCACGACGGGACGGGCATCTTCCGGGGGATGGCCGACCGCTTCGAGGTGGGTCGCTACCACTCGCTGGCGGTCGAACGCGACGACTTGCCCGACGGCCTCGCGGAGACGGCGCGGACCGACGACGAACGCGAAGTCGTGATGGGCGTCCGCCGTCGGGACAGGCCGCACGTCGGCGTGCAGTTCCACCCCGAGAGCATCCTCACCGCCGATGGGAAGCGTCTCGTCGCCAACTTCGTCGCCGCCTGCGAGGACGGGGAGGACGCCGATGTCTGAGGAATCAGACGTCCTGTACCACGTCAACGGCGAGTTGGTGCCCGCCGACGAGGCGACGGTGAGCGTCCGCGACCGGGGATTCACGTACGGCGACGCGGCGTTCGAGACGCTCCGAGCCTACGGCGGCGAGGCGTTCCGGTGGGGATCGCACGCCGACCGCCTCCGGGAGACGTGCGACGTTCTCGCGTTAGACCACGGCCTCTCCGATTCGGACCTGAAGGCTCGGGTGGACGAGACCCTCCGAGCGAACGAACTCGACGACGCATACGTCCGACTGTCCGTCACGCGGGGCGTCCAGCCGGGGAAACTCACGCCTGACGAGGCGGTGGACCCCACCGTCGTCGTCGTCGTGAAACCCCTGCCGCGGGGCGGGCGCGGAAGCGACCCCGTGTGGGACGCCCCGGCGTCGTTGCAGACGGTGAAGACGCGGCGCGCCCCCGACCGGTCGATTCCGGCGCGGGCGAAGACGCACAACTATCTCAACGGCATCCTCGCCCGTTTGGAACTCCGCGTTACGGACGCCGACGAGGCGGTGATGCTCGACGCCGACGGCCACCTCGCGGAGGGGGCGACGAGTAACCTGTTTTTCGTCCGCGAGGACGCCCTCTGTACTCCGTCGCTCGACGGTCCCGTACTGCCGGGCGTGACGCGCGCAGAAGTTCTCGACATCGCCGCGGCGGAGGATATCCCGGTTCGTGAGGGGACGTTCACCCCCGACGACCTACGAAACGCGGCGGAGGCGTTCGTCACGAACACGACGTGGGAGGTGCGACCCGTCGAGTCGGTTGACGGCATCGACGTGGGCGGCGGCCCGGTGACGACGCTCATCTCCCGCGTGTTCGACGACCGAGTGGAACGAGAACACTACGCAGACGAC encodes:
- a CDS encoding aminotransferase class IV; this translates as MSEESDVLYHVNGELVPADEATVSVRDRGFTYGDAAFETLRAYGGEAFRWGSHADRLRETCDVLALDHGLSDSDLKARVDETLRANELDDAYVRLSVTRGVQPGKLTPDEAVDPTVVVVVKPLPRGGRGSDPVWDAPASLQTVKTRRAPDRSIPARAKTHNYLNGILARLELRVTDADEAVMLDADGHLAEGATSNLFFVREDALCTPSLDGPVLPGVTRAEVLDIAAAEDIPVREGTFTPDDLRNAAEAFVTNTTWEVRPVESVDGIDVGGGPVTTLISRVFDDRVEREHYADDATEPNGQ
- a CDS encoding anthranilate synthase component I family protein, which produces MTESDIAVATPRAAFRSTAADAPPGARVPVEVRVVADPFDAYRRVRSDDADGFFYETTGGQPGWGAFGVEPAERLRVGSEAVSLAEADATRGPTSAGSPSLSALDAMLDSETLVRGDTGCDVPYPCGLFGWLSYDVARELESLPGGAEADRGIPRLQLGLFDRVASWSEPRPDGECTLRITACPRVPAGSDADDLYDRALARATALAEATLSGEAAPCDPPVAADEAQFESDCGREAFADRVRTVKRYVREGDTFQANVSQRLVAPAAVHPVAAYDALRRVNPAPYSGLVEFRGTDLVSASPELLLDVDGDRLVTEPIAGTRPRGATPAEDDELERDLTGDEKERAEHAMLVDLERNDLGKVSEYGSVEVSEYRRVDRYSEVMHLVSVVEGTRRPDVSVADAVAAVFPGGTITGAPKPRTMEIIDEVESTRRGPYTGSVAAFGFDDRATLNIVIRTLVRHGEAYYLRVGAGIVHDSDPDAEYDETLAKGRALVTAIDEALAAEGRGMSLDADAAESNAADAEGGRR
- a CDS encoding sodium:calcium antiporter, producing MSSRLRHPLVALAATVLLTLPWVGLWVTGSVESVSTITRVAISGIAVLGASFLLAWGAETAEKDVPRAFALAVLAVLAVAPEYAVDALYAWQAASDPNAANLAVANMTGANRILIGLGWSGIALFSIYKASQLPDSADDVVDKPGTLRDAVQLDPSISTEILFLFAATVFAFFVPLHGGIDWFDTVVLVGLYFAYIGIIVRGDPEEHEEQVGVPAYFQARPKGVRIPAVLTLFAYSGFLIFTAVEPFAHGLEEIGLQFGIPEFFMIQWFAPLASESPELIVTAYLVNKARATAAFNALISSKLNQWTLLIGTLVVVYSIALGRYGMLPFDFKQAAEIWLTAAQSFFALAILMNFEISVREAVALLVLFVSQVVAEFAIIRTVAEPLAETYSIYLLVGYSVVYMILGVALVARRFDDFRRLTRITAATIRGEPTPTDVEAD
- a CDS encoding anthranilate synthase component II, with product MTRVLVVDNYDSFAYNLVQYVGEFAEEVIVRRNDAVDVDGVREMDPDGIVVSPGPGTPAEAGVSIPLFRDLRYPTMGVCLGHQALCAALGAPVVRAPEVVHGKSSLVSHDGTGIFRGMADRFEVGRYHSLAVERDDLPDGLAETARTDDEREVVMGVRRRDRPHVGVQFHPESILTADGKRLVANFVAACEDGEDADV
- a CDS encoding shikimate dehydrogenase, which produces MQVFGLVGNPVGHSLSPPMHEAAYEALGMDARYVTFEPDPEAVDAAVTGADALGISGLNVTIPFKEDVLSRVEPDGLAERIGAVNTVDFGVEGAPRGYNTDAAGVRRSFEHHGVRLDGREAVVVGAGGAGRAASFALADAGASVHVANRTVERAESLAADVPDATAGGLDSLSRVADADVLVNATSVGMESDETPVPADYLHSELAVLDAVYTPIETRLLRDAADAGATTVDGAWMLLYQGVEAFERWTGRDAPVEAMNEALRSQLE
- a CDS encoding helix-hairpin-helix domain-containing protein, translating into MGIFDRIVSSFRSLLGRDTSSNGESASRETRVSVERDTRTNSGDADASETDEPVASETDATASTGSVVDEETTDEPEEAAEPSEAVEVGGDEEGEIDSDDADETADESVAADTDAAASTGSVVDEGTTDEPAEAAEPSEAAEPTEEADSIEGEAAGADVVEEAEPEDEPFTEDEETSGEGGGEAGGGEAVKNVKGIGPAYAERLSDAGVTTVAELADADAESLAEDIGVSDKRISRWIDRAKERLDS
- a CDS encoding D-aminoacyl-tRNA deacylase, which translates into the protein MIAVVVSRADSASAHIGDRLLELADWDERTDDSRPDGEGGGTYYRRGEFELREFDGLHIELGRVADAFSDDPEFVAFVSRHSGETGPLLTAHFTGNFGPAEYGGEPGELARACPNAQKRVVESLAEHAPEEYDVGIECTHHGPTDAGAPSMFVELGSGESEWEDPAGARAVAAAVLDLSDADVDRERQVVGFGGGHYAPRFTRIVRETDWAVGHVGADWQLEAMGHPEENRDVIRRAFEASDAEYAVVDRDHPELEAVLDELGYRVVGESWVREATGASLDLLDRLESDLSPVEDGLRLGGREATEYEVVSLPDELLSEAGGVDADSALAAVHDRSVAYETIDGGTKARGRAALPDEDAYDELVAALADVLREKYDSVRRTDRAVVARREAFDPAEAAKLGVPEGPAFGKLSAGRPVEIAGRTVEPDDVRSEQRTVFKI